Below is a genomic region from Planctomycetota bacterium.
CGAGGTGCTCCTTCTCGGCCAGCTCGGCGAGGCGGGCGGCGCCATCCTTGATCATCGCGGCGACGCCGTCGGACTCGAACATCGGGAAGTCGGCGAAGTTCTGGTACATGTCGGTATCGTCGCCCACTTCGCCGCCGAATTCGCCGGTGGGGACCATGCGGTTCTCGATCCACCAGCGGGGCACTTCGCGGGCGGCGAGCCAGGCCTGGCGGGCCACGACCGCCCACTCGGGCGCGCCGGGCACGACGTCCATCTTCGGCTCGAAGGGGGGCAGGGTGCCCTTTTTGCGGCGGTTGGCGCGCCAGACCCACTCGTCGTACTGGCGCACCAGGTCGTCGTTGGGGCCGAGGGCTTTGCACTGTTCGAGGGTCATCAGCAGTTCCTTGAGGGGCGCGCCCCAGCGCCCCGCGAGGCTCTTCTCCATGTCCTCGTCGCGGTGCCAGGTGGTCCACGGCCTGGCCTCGCTGAGCGAGCAGAAACAGGTCTTGAGGAGGAACTTGCGATAGGCCAAGGCCTCGGCTACCGCCCGCTCGCGAGTGCTGGAGTAGGGATTGAGCGCTATGTTCTTGATCGAGGCGGATGCCCCAATCGTCAGGTCTATTGTCAGGGATGTGCCCGCAGGCACGATCTGGTCGGGAAAATCCAGCACCACGCGGCAGCGGCCTGGCTTCGAGAGCAGGAAATCGGCCTCGAAGAGCCGCCGTTGCGGGTTCAGCGGGTCGGACACTATGGCCGTGAAGGGGATGGGCGTGGGCCCCTCAGCCACCATGAAGTCCAGGCCGATAGCGGCAAGCGGCGTCTCTTTGTCGAGCGGCAGCGTTGTAAGCCTGCGGAGGCCGCCCTTGAGTTCCGAGACCTCGACCTTCAGGCTCTGGGCGAGGTCCAGCGCGGGGCCGCCTCGGCTGACGCGGAAGAAGGAGACGTTCGCCAGGCGGCCATCGGCGAGGTCGAAGAAGCTCACGCGATCGGTGACGACCGGCTTGTCGAACCAGGCGCGGGTGCGCGGGGTGGAGCCGGGGAATTCGGCGACGAGGGCGCCGCCCTCGGGGCTGTCGTAGCGGGGGCAGTCGCGGCAGAGCTTCACGCGGGCGCCGCCCTCGAGGAGGAGGGCGTTGAAGCCGCCCTTGTCCGCGAAGGTGACGTGCAGGCCGTCGTTGCCACGATAGGCATAGCCCACGCCCGCCCCGGCTCCGCGCTGGTTGTACTCCCAGACCTTGGCGTCCCAGTCCCAGCTCCGCGTCGTGCCGTCTACGGGGGAGCCGATGAATCCCCTGAGCGCGCGGCAGTCGCTCACGAGGAGCTTGGTGACGACGAGGGGCTGCGCGACGTCGGCCTCGACCAGGATGGGGCTGCCGAAGGCATCCGCCGCCGGCTCGCGAACGACGCGGAGATCGGCGATGAGGACCTCGCCCGCCCCGTGCGACTCGGTGTTGCCGAGGATGATCATCGCCTCGCCGTTCGGCCCGGTGGGGAAGCGGGCCTCGTAGCGCCGATAGCCGGGCGACGGCTTGGTGTCGGCGGTGAAGGGGGTCGAGGGGGCGTCGGCGGTGGGCTTTGTGCGGGCGCGCAGGTAGATGCCGGCGGCGCCCTTCACCTCGGCCTCCAGGCGGTAGCGGGCGTTGGGCTTGAGCTTGAGGGTCTGCTCCATCGCCGAGTAGCGGCCGGGCGCGGCGAAGCGGATGACGCGGCGGCCGCCGTCGCTCGCGGGGGCGAAGAGCGCGGCGTCGCCGTTCCCGAAGCGCCAGCCCCGCGGCCGGTCGCCCTCGCGTTCCGTCAGGTCGGGGTTGGGCAGCAGATTGGCGCGCTCGAGGTAGACCGGAGTGAAGCCCTCGGTGCCGGCGTAGGGCGACCCAGGCGGCCACGTGGAGAGCGCGGGCTCCCCGCCCGCCGTGTAGTCCTCGCGGCCCAGCTTCACCTGGAGCATCTCGCCCGCTGCCGGCCGCGCGATGTCGAGGTCGGACCACGGGATGCGCATCTCGACCGTCCAGCGACGGGCCTCTTTCGCGATCTTCGCCTCCCATTGGGGCTTCCAGGGCGCGGCGTCGCGGCTCTGGCGCCGGCGAAGGCTCTGCCGCGTGCCGAGGGCATTGACGATGAACTGGTCAGACTCCAGCGAGGACTCGGTCGTGCGAATCCAGACCTCGATGCAGTCGTCCTGCCACACGTCTTGATTCTCGACCGTGGCCTTGGCCTTGAGGCGGTCGGGGTTGGGCTCGTCGCAGGCGAAGGCCAGGTAGAGCGCCTGATCGTCGAAGCATAGGCGGGCTTCGACTGGCTTGGCGGGCCGCTCAGTCGAGGCCGGCCGCGTGAAGTCCGACAGGGCCAGGGCCTTCGCCCACGCGGCGTCGTCGAGCCGTCCGTCCAGGACAACCCCACTCGTCACCCGCGGGCAGATGCGTTCCGATGCGGCTGCATATCCGACAGCCGCCGCCAACGCCAGGGCAATCGCGCGCACAGAATGCATAGTGGTTCTCCTCTCGTTCCGGCGAACTTAGCCCTTTGCAGGGCGGCAGTCAAGCTCGGACCCGGCCTTTCCCTTCCGCCGTCCGGCGCGCTACAATTGGACATAACTTGACAGGAGGAGCGTCCTTGGAAGACAGGATTCGTCTCGGCGTGAGCGCCTGCCTGCTCGGGGAGAACGTGCGCTTCGACGGGGGGCACAAGCTCGACCGGTTCCTCACCGACACTCTCGGGCAGTTCGTGGAGTACGTGCCCGTGTGCCCCGAGGTCGAGTGCGGCTTCCCTGTGCCGCGCGAGGCGATGCGCCTGGTGGGCGACCCATCCGCCCCGCGCCTGGTGACGACCCGCACGAACGTGGATCACACCGAGCGCATGGCCGCCTGGGCTCGAACGCGCGTGGCCGAACTCGAGCGCGAGGGGCTGTGCGGCTTCGTCTTCAAGAGCAACTCCCCCAGCAGCGGCATGGAGCGGGTGCGGGTCTACGACGCCAACGGCGTCCCATCGAAGACGGGCGTGGGCCTCTTCGCGCGCGTCTTCATGGAGCACTTCCCTCTGTTGCCCGTGGAGGACGAGGGGCGGCTGCACGACATGAAGCTCCGCGAGAACTTCATCGAGCGGGTCTTCACGCTCAAGCGCTGGCGCGACACCCTGGCGACGGGACGCACGCGGGGCAACCTGGTGGCGTTCCACACCCGCCACAAGCTGCTGCTCCTCGCCCACAGCCCGAAGCACTACCGCGAGATGGGCCGCCTGGTCGCCCACGCGAAGGAGTCGCCGCCCGACGAGTTGTTCCCGCGCTACGAGGCCCTGCTCACGGAGGCCATGCGGCTCAAGACCACGCCCGCCAAGCACGCCAACGTGCTCCAGCACCTGATGGGCTATTTCAAGGAGCAGCTTTCGGCCGACGAGAAGCGGGAACTGCTGGAGGCCATCGGGAACTACCGCCAGGGCCACGTGCCCCTCATTGTGCCTGTCACGCTCATCAACCACTACGTGCGCAAGTACGGCCAGCCCTACCTCCGGGAGCAGTGGTATCTGAACCCGCACCCGATCGAGCTGCAACTCCGCAATCACGTGTAGGCCGCGGGGCAGAACTCGACGACCGACTGGAATCGGGTGACGACCTGGTACACCTCGACCGTGACCACGATGAGCGCGCAGCCGGGATGGGCGACAAAGGGCCGCAGGGCGGGGTGCTTGCCGAGCAGGCGCGCGGCCAGCCGTTCGCGCTCGTTGCCGAGGGCCTCGCGGGCGGGACCCTCCGCCGTCGCGGCCGTGGCCTCGACCAGATCCGCGGCGCGATGCGAGCGGTCGTCCACGAGGAGCGCTACACGGGGGTCGGCGGCCAGGTTGGCGTACTTGCGCGTGTCGCGTTCCGTGGCGAAGACGAGGTGCCTCAGGTCGTCTGTCGCCGCGAAGGCCACGAGGCTGGCGTGCGCTCCGCCCTTGCCTTGCGTGGCCAGGACGGCGAGGCCCTGCGAGGCCAGGAGTTCCCGGAGCGCCTTCTCGAGGTCTCTCGCCTCCATCCTCAGCCCTCCAGCGCCAGGCTCTGCGTCTGGCGCACGTAGGTGTCCATGTCGAACTTGCGCCGGAGGCCGGCGGCGTTCATGTAGCGCACGGTGCCGAAGACGGCCCTCTCGCCCCACGGGCGGTCGTGCTTGCCGAAGCACCAGGCCACGCCCGCGAACGAGTTGGGGTCGCGCCCGTCGAGGAACCACTTGTTGTTGAGCGCGAGCGCGGTCCGGAATGCGGCCTGGGGCGAACGGCTCCACTCCAGGATCTTCTTGCCCCAGTACATCCGCATGTAGTTGTGCATCTTGCCGGTCGCCACCATCTCGCGCATGGCGGCGTTCCAGTAGGGGTCGTGGGTGCGGCAGGC
It encodes:
- a CDS encoding DUF523 and DUF1722 domain-containing protein yields the protein MEDRIRLGVSACLLGENVRFDGGHKLDRFLTDTLGQFVEYVPVCPEVECGFPVPREAMRLVGDPSAPRLVTTRTNVDHTERMAAWARTRVAELEREGLCGFVFKSNSPSSGMERVRVYDANGVPSKTGVGLFARVFMEHFPLLPVEDEGRLHDMKLRENFIERVFTLKRWRDTLATGRTRGNLVAFHTRHKLLLLAHSPKHYREMGRLVAHAKESPPDELFPRYEALLTEAMRLKTTPAKHANVLQHLMGYFKEQLSADEKRELLEAIGNYRQGHVPLIVPVTLINHYVRKYGQPYLREQWYLNPHPIELQLRNHV
- a CDS encoding pyridoxamine 5'-phosphate oxidase family protein, with product MEARDLEKALRELLASQGLAVLATQGKGGAHASLVAFAATDDLRHLVFATERDTRKYANLAADPRVALLVDDRSHRAADLVEATAATAEGPAREALGNERERLAARLLGKHPALRPFVAHPGCALIVVTVEVYQVVTRFQSVVEFCPAAYT
- a CDS encoding carbohydrate-binding family 9-like protein, which encodes MHSVRAIALALAAAVGYAAASERICPRVTSGVVLDGRLDDAAWAKALALSDFTRPASTERPAKPVEARLCFDDQALYLAFACDEPNPDRLKAKATVENQDVWQDDCIEVWIRTTESSLESDQFIVNALGTRQSLRRRQSRDAAPWKPQWEAKIAKEARRWTVEMRIPWSDLDIARPAAGEMLQVKLGREDYTAGGEPALSTWPPGSPYAGTEGFTPVYLERANLLPNPDLTEREGDRPRGWRFGNGDAALFAPASDGGRRVIRFAAPGRYSAMEQTLKLKPNARYRLEAEVKGAAGIYLRARTKPTADAPSTPFTADTKPSPGYRRYEARFPTGPNGEAMIILGNTESHGAGEVLIADLRVVREPAADAFGSPILVEADVAQPLVVTKLLVSDCRALRGFIGSPVDGTTRSWDWDAKVWEYNQRGAGAGVGYAYRGNDGLHVTFADKGGFNALLLEGGARVKLCRDCPRYDSPEGGALVAEFPGSTPRTRAWFDKPVVTDRVSFFDLADGRLANVSFFRVSRGGPALDLAQSLKVEVSELKGGLRRLTTLPLDKETPLAAIGLDFMVAEGPTPIPFTAIVSDPLNPQRRLFEADFLLSKPGRCRVVLDFPDQIVPAGTSLTIDLTIGASASIKNIALNPYSSTRERAVAEALAYRKFLLKTCFCSLSEARPWTTWHRDEDMEKSLAGRWGAPLKELLMTLEQCKALGPNDDLVRQYDEWVWRANRRKKGTLPPFEPKMDVVPGAPEWAVVARQAWLAAREVPRWWIENRMVPTGEFGGEVGDDTDMYQNFADFPMFESDGVAAMIKDGAARLAELAEKEHLEAGLNRRTMDPLHAYEEGVNHEALMAWWNYGDPVYLERCMVAARSTEALTVLTPKGHRHFRNQDCGAADLKMERPLGEDGHAHPLMWHPTLEVAWYNRNPRAMKHLREWADGWLAHMEPGKYAVAVDVATEKVTDTTDRPLYGGYGALGSCFLYLYGLTDDARYLKPFFEAFEKGSRNTSPNLILPELIHRHGLGFLGPKLKELVAGEGVSEWLVTGDQAPLIEAFKRDIAELQRFPAMYTTSEPFTDRVFLYAITNAAIAYTGGYATRNKLPHTHAVSWEGLGTDYAALVVRAKRDHLKALAYNFADKPLAGRFRTWTLDHGLYTLRFSPEAKAVGGASLPREETIEVVRAAPIPLTLPPKQVTVLELVQTKKLEPEWERPDLALSPLELRLGGGTVHAVAHNLGSRTVESFDAVLLDGKGKVRVRKTLGPLEAPLDLVPRRLPFALEGLPPEAKGWAVALDPEDRVPEVFEGNNRLEIPEPLPR